The following proteins are encoded in a genomic region of Streptococcus gwangjuense:
- the pfkA gene encoding 6-phosphofructokinase, whose product MKRIAVLTSGGDAPGMNAAIRAVVRQAISEGMEVFGIYDGYAGMVAGEIHPLDAASVGDIISRGGTFLHSARYPEFAQLEGQLKGIEQLKKHGIEGVVVIGGDGSYHGAMRLTEHGFPAIGLPGTIDNDIVGTDFTIGFDTAVTTAMDAIDKIRDTSSSHRRTFVIEVMGRNAGDIALWAGIATGADEIIIPEEGFKIEDIVESIKCGYECGKKHNIIVLAEGVMSAAEFGQKLKEAGDTSDLRVTELGHIQRGGSPTARDRVLASRMGAHAVKLLKEGIGGVAVGIRNEKMVENPILGTAEEGALFSLTADGKIVVNNPHKADLELSSLNKSLS is encoded by the coding sequence ATGAAACGTATTGCTGTTTTGACTAGTGGTGGAGACGCCCCTGGTATGAACGCTGCTATCCGTGCAGTTGTTCGTCAAGCAATTTCAGAAGGAATGGAAGTATTTGGTATCTATGATGGATATGCTGGTATGGTTGCTGGTGAAATTCATCCCCTAGATGCAGCTTCAGTAGGAGACATCATTTCTCGTGGTGGTACTTTCCTTCACTCTGCTCGTTACCCAGAGTTCGCTCAGCTTGAAGGGCAACTTAAAGGGATTGAGCAATTGAAAAAACACGGAATTGAAGGTGTAGTTGTTATCGGTGGTGACGGATCTTACCACGGTGCTATGCGTTTGACTGAACATGGCTTCCCAGCTATCGGTCTTCCTGGTACAATCGATAACGATATTGTTGGTACTGACTTCACAATCGGTTTTGACACAGCGGTTACTACTGCTATGGATGCTATCGATAAGATTCGTGATACATCATCAAGTCACCGTCGTACATTTGTTATCGAAGTAATGGGTCGTAACGCAGGTGATATCGCTCTTTGGGCTGGTATTGCAACTGGTGCTGATGAAATCATCATTCCTGAAGAAGGATTCAAGATTGAAGATATCGTAGAAAGCATTAAATGTGGATACGAGTGTGGTAAAAAACACAATATCATCGTCTTGGCAGAAGGTGTGATGTCAGCAGCTGAATTTGGTCAAAAACTTAAAGAAGCTGGAGATACAAGCGACCTTCGTGTGACAGAACTTGGACATATTCAACGTGGTGGTTCTCCAACTGCGCGTGACCGTGTTTTGGCATCACGTATGGGTGCACATGCCGTTAAACTTCTTAAAGAAGGTATCGGTGGTGTTGCGGTTGGTATCCGTAACGAAAAAATGGTTGAAAACCCAATTCTTGGAACTGCAGAAGAAGGAGCATTGTTTAGCCTTACTGCAGATGGTAAGATTGTGGTTAACAACCCACATAAAGCTGACCTTGAGCTATCTAGCTTGAATAAGAGCTTATCATAA
- the pyk gene encoding pyruvate kinase — MNKRVKIVATLGPAVEIRGGKKFGDDGYWGEKLDVEASAKNIAKLIEAGANTFRFNFSHGDHQEQGDRMATVKLAEKLAGKKVGFLLDTKGPEIRTELFEGDAKEYSYTTGEKIRVATKQGIKSTREVIALNVAGALDIYDDVEVGRQVLVDDGKLGLRVVAKDDATREFEVEVENDGVIAKQKGVNIPNTKIPFPALAERDNDDIRFGLEQGINFIAISFVRTAKDVNEVRAICKETGNGHVQLFAKIENQQGIDNLDEIIEAADGIMIARGDMGIEVPFEMVPVYQKMIIKKVNAAGKVVITATNMLETMTEKPRATRSEVSDVFNAVIDGTDATMLSGESANGKYPLESVTTMATIDKNAQTLLNEYGRLNSDSFERNSKTEVMASAVKDATNSMDIKLVVTLTKTGHTARLISKYRPNADILALTFDELTERGLMLNWGVIPMLTDAPSSTDDMFEIAERKAVEAGLVQSGDDIVIVAGVPVGEAVRTNTMRIRTVR, encoded by the coding sequence ATGAACAAACGTGTAAAAATCGTTGCAACTTTGGGACCTGCGGTAGAAATCCGCGGTGGTAAAAAATTCGGTGATGACGGATACTGGGGTGAAAAACTTGATGTTGAAGCTTCAGCTAAAAACATTGCCAAATTGATCGAAGCTGGTGCTAACACATTCCGTTTCAACTTCTCACACGGTGACCACCAAGAACAAGGTGACCGTATGGCAACTGTTAAACTTGCAGAAAAACTTGCAGGTAAAAAAGTTGGTTTCCTTCTTGATACAAAAGGACCAGAAATCCGTACAGAATTGTTTGAAGGAGATGCAAAAGAGTACTCTTACACAACTGGTGAAAAAATCCGTGTTGCGACTAAACAAGGAATCAAGTCAACTCGTGAAGTGATTGCATTAAACGTTGCTGGTGCTCTTGATATCTATGATGATGTTGAAGTTGGTCGTCAAGTTTTGGTTGACGATGGTAAACTTGGTCTTCGTGTGGTTGCTAAAGATGACGCAACTCGTGAGTTTGAAGTTGAAGTTGAAAACGATGGCGTAATTGCTAAACAAAAAGGTGTTAATATCCCTAACACTAAAATTCCTTTCCCAGCTCTTGCTGAGCGTGATAATGACGATATCCGCTTTGGTCTTGAACAAGGAATTAACTTCATCGCGATTTCATTCGTACGTACTGCAAAAGACGTGAACGAAGTTCGTGCAATCTGTAAAGAAACTGGAAACGGACACGTTCAATTGTTCGCTAAAATCGAAAACCAACAAGGTATCGACAACTTGGATGAAATCATCGAAGCTGCTGATGGTATCATGATCGCTCGTGGTGACATGGGTATCGAAGTACCATTCGAAATGGTTCCAGTTTACCAAAAAATGATTATCAAGAAAGTCAATGCTGCAGGTAAAGTTGTTATCACTGCAACAAACATGCTTGAAACAATGACTGAAAAACCACGTGCAACTCGTTCAGAAGTATCAGACGTATTCAACGCTGTTATCGATGGAACTGACGCTACAATGCTTTCAGGTGAGTCTGCAAACGGTAAATACCCACTTGAGTCAGTAACTACAATGGCTACAATCGACAAGAACGCTCAAACTCTTCTTAACGAATACGGTCGTTTGAACTCAGATTCATTTGAACGTAACTCTAAGACAGAAGTAATGGCTTCAGCTGTTAAAGATGCTACTAACTCAATGGACATTAAATTGGTTGTAACTCTTACTAAGACAGGTCACACTGCACGTTTGATCTCTAAATACCGTCCAAATGCTGACATCTTGGCATTAACATTCGACGAATTGACAGAACGTGGATTGATGTTGAACTGGGGTGTTATCCCAATGTTGACAGATGCTCCATCATCAACTGATGATATGTTCGAAATTGCTGAACGTAAAGCAGTTGAAGCAGGTCTTGTACAATCTGGTGACGATATCGTTATCGTAGCTGGTGTACCAGTTGGAGAAGCTGTACGTACAAACACAATGCGTATCCGTACAGTACGTTAA
- a CDS encoding GNAT family N-acetyltransferase yields MNIWTKLAMFSFFETDRLYLRPFFFSDSKDFHEIASNPENLQFIFPSQASLEESQYALANYFMKSPLGVWAICDKKTEKMIGSIKFEKLDEIKKEAELGYFLRRDSWSKGFMTEVVKKLCQLSFEELGLKQLSIITHLENEASQRVALKSGFRLFRQFKGSDRYTRKMRDYLEFRFVKGEINE; encoded by the coding sequence ATGAATATTTGGACCAAATTAGCAATGTTTTCTTTTTTTGAAACGGATCGCTTGTATTTGCGTCCTTTCTTTTTTAGTGATAGTAAGGACTTCCATGAGATAGCTTCAAATCCAGAAAATTTACAATTCATTTTTCCAAGTCAAGCTAGTTTGGAAGAGAGTCAATATGCACTGGCCAATTATTTTATGAAGTCTCCTTTAGGTGTATGGGCTATTTGTGACAAGAAAACAGAAAAAATGATTGGTTCAATTAAGTTTGAAAAGCTAGATGAAATAAAAAAAGAAGCAGAACTTGGTTATTTTTTAAGAAGAGATTCATGGTCTAAAGGTTTCATGACAGAAGTTGTTAAAAAACTTTGTCAGCTTTCTTTTGAGGAACTTGGTTTAAAACAATTATCCATTATTACCCACCTTGAAAATGAAGCTAGCCAACGGGTTGCTCTTAAGTCTGGATTTCGTTTGTTCCGTCAGTTTAAAGGAAGTGATCGCTATACAAGGAAAATGCGAGATTATCTTGAGTTTCGCTTTGTAAAGGGAGAAATTAATGAGTAA
- a CDS encoding Xaa-Pro dipeptidyl-peptidase, translated as MRFNQFGYLALPRDTIIFELKKYGFDLPVNITNKKMLEAFLIRFFFNFKNNSYPLSSLAVDTETDLLTFFQSDKELTADIFYTVAFQLLGFSYLVDFEDSEAFRKETGFPIVYGDLIENLYQLLNTRTKKGNTLIDQLVSDGLIPEDNDYHYFNGKSLATFSSHNVIREVVYVESRVDTDQKGLPDLVKVSIIRPRYDGQIPAIMTASPYHQGTNDKASDKALYKMEGELEVKPAHKIELEEPQLNLIQAQGQAELVAEAEEKLTHINASYTLNDYFLPRGFANIYVSGVGTKDSTGFMTNGDYQQIEAYKNVIDWLNGRCRAFTDHTRQRQVKADWSNGKVATTGLSYLGTMSNGLATTGVDGLEVIIAEAGISSWYNYYRENGLVTSPGGYPGEDFDSLAELTYSRNLLAGDYIRGNEAHQADLEKVKVQLDRKSGDYNQFWHDRNYLLNAHNVKAEVVFTHGSQDWNVKPLHVYQMFHALPAHINKHLFFHNGAHVYMNNWQSIDFRESMNALLTKKLLGQDTDFQLPTVIWQDNTAPQTWQTLDDFGNQESSETFSLGQEEQVIQNQYPDKDFERYGKTYQTFNTDLYQGKANQMTIDLPVTKNLHLNGHAQLNLRIKSSTNKGLLSAQLLEHGQKKYLQPYPAVLSARTIDNGRYHMLENLCELPFRENAQRVVTKGYLNLQNRNDLLLVEEITADEWMDIQFELQPTIYKLKEGDTLRLVLYTTDFEITIRDNTAYQLTVDLEQSSLILPCQKV; from the coding sequence ATGCGTTTTAATCAATTCGGCTATTTAGCGCTACCTAGAGATACAATTATCTTTGAATTAAAAAAGTATGGATTTGATTTACCAGTCAACATCACAAATAAAAAAATGCTTGAAGCGTTTCTTATTCGTTTCTTTTTTAATTTTAAAAACAACTCCTATCCTCTATCCAGTTTAGCAGTTGATACAGAAACTGACTTACTGACATTTTTTCAATCTGACAAAGAGTTGACTGCAGATATTTTCTATACTGTGGCTTTTCAACTTTTAGGTTTTTCTTATTTGGTTGACTTCGAAGACAGTGAAGCTTTTCGTAAAGAGACTGGATTTCCTATCGTATATGGTGACTTGATTGAAAATCTCTATCAGTTACTCAATACTCGCACTAAAAAGGGGAACACTCTTATCGACCAACTTGTCAGTGACGGTCTTATTCCTGAGGATAATGACTATCACTACTTTAACGGCAAAAGTTTAGCAACTTTTTCTAGCCATAATGTCATTCGAGAAGTCGTTTACGTTGAGTCTCGTGTCGATACTGACCAAAAAGGTCTACCAGATCTAGTCAAGGTCAGCATTATTCGTCCTCGTTATGACGGGCAAATCCCTGCTATCATGACAGCGAGTCCTTATCATCAGGGAACCAATGATAAGGCTAGCGACAAGGCTCTCTACAAGATGGAGGGCGAGCTTGAAGTGAAGCCTGCTCACAAGATCGAGCTAGAGGAGCCTCAACTAAATCTCATCCAAGCCCAAGGTCAAGCCGAGCTTGTAGCAGAGGCGGAGGAAAAGCTAACTCACATCAACGCTAGCTATACACTCAACGACTACTTCCTTCCACGAGGATTTGCTAACATATATGTGTCAGGTGTTGGTACCAAAGACTCCACAGGTTTCATGACTAATGGGGACTACCAACAAATCGAGGCTTATAAAAATGTTATCGATTGGCTCAATGGTCGTTGCCGTGCCTTTACTGACCACACGCGCCAGCGTCAAGTCAAGGCTGATTGGTCAAACGGAAAAGTAGCTACAACTGGACTTTCCTATTTAGGTACCATGTCCAATGGGCTTGCGACTACAGGCGTCGATGGTTTAGAGGTTATCATTGCTGAGGCTGGCATTTCTTCATGGTACAACTACTACCGTGAAAACGGTCTGGTGACTAGTCCAGGCGGTTATCCAGGTGAGGACTTTGACTCTCTTGCTGAGCTAACCTATTCTCGTAATCTCTTGGCTGGCGACTATATCCGTGGCAATGAAGCTCACCAAGCTGACTTAGAAAAAGTAAAAGTGCAACTGGATCGCAAGTCTGGCGACTATAACCAGTTTTGGCATGATCGCAACTATCTGCTCAATGCCCATAATGTAAAAGCTGAGGTTGTCTTTACCCACGGTTCACAGGATTGGAATGTCAAACCACTTCATGTTTACCAGATGTTCCATGCTCTTCCTGCTCATATAAATAAGCACCTCTTTTTCCATAATGGCGCACATGTTTACATGAACAACTGGCAGTCCATTGACTTCCGTGAGTCCATGAATGCTTTGTTGACAAAGAAATTACTGGGACAAGATACAGATTTCCAACTTCCGACCGTTATCTGGCAGGACAATACAGCTCCTCAGACTTGGCAGACTCTTGATGATTTTGGTAATCAGGAAAGCTCAGAAACTTTCTCACTTGGTCAAGAAGAGCAAGTCATTCAAAACCAGTACCCAGATAAGGATTTTGAGCGCTATGGTAAAACATACCAGACCTTTAATACAGACCTCTATCAAGGGAAAGCCAATCAAATGACTATTGACCTTCCTGTAACCAAGAACCTCCACCTGAACGGTCACGCACAGCTCAATCTGCGTATCAAGTCCAGTACAAACAAGGGGCTCTTATCTGCCCAATTACTGGAACATGGACAAAAGAAATACCTACAACCTTATCCAGCTGTTTTAAGTGCTAGAACCATTGATAATGGACGCTACCACATGTTGGAAAATCTCTGTGAATTGCCATTTCGTGAAAATGCGCAACGAGTCGTGACAAAAGGCTATCTCAATTTACAAAATAGAAATGATTTACTGTTGGTAGAGGAGATTACTGCAGATGAATGGATGGATATCCAGTTTGAACTGCAACCAACTATTTATAAGCTAAAAGAAGGAGATACTCTTCGTTTAGTTCTCTATACTACTGACTTTGAAATCACCATACGTGACAATACCGCATACCAGCTGACTGTTGATCTTGAACAGTCTAGTCTTATCCTACCTTGTCAAAAGGTATAA
- a CDS encoding DNA polymerase III subunit alpha: protein MIAQLDTKTVYSFMESVISIDKYVRAAKDYGYTHLAMMDIDNLYGAFDFLEVTKKYDIHPLLGLEMNVLVDDKDVNLRFLALSSVGYQQLMKLSTAKMQGEKNWSVLNQYLEDIAVIVPYFEELELLNLGCDYYIGVYPDTLASEFHHPIIPLYRVNAFESKDREILQVLTAIKENLPLREVPLRSRQDVFISASSLEKLFQEHFPQALDNLEKLISGISYDLDTSLKLPRFNPARPAVEELRERAELGLVQKGLTGKEYQDRLDQELAVIHDMGFDDYFLVVWDLLRFGRSNGYYMGMGRGSAVGSLVSYALDITGIDPVQKNLIFERFLNRERYTMPDIDIDIPDIYRPDFIRYVGNKYGSKHAAQIVTFSTFGAKQALRDVLKRYGVPEYELSAITKKINFRDNLKSAYEGNLQFRQQINSKLEYQKAFEIACKIEGYPRQTSVHAAGVVISDQDLTNYIPLKHGDEIPLTQYDAHGVEASGLLKMDFLGLRNLTFVQKMQELLAETEGVKIAINEIDLEDKETLALFASGNTKGIFQFEQPGAIRLLKRVQPVCFEDVVATTSLNRPGASDYINNFVARKHGQEKVTVLDSALEDILAPTYGIMLYQEQVMQVAQRFAGFSLGKADILRRAMGKKDASAMHEMRASFIQGSLNAGHTTEKAEQVFDVMEKFAGYGFNRSHAYAYSALAFQLAYFKTHYPAIFYQVMLNSSNSDYLTDALEAGFEVAPLSINTIPYHDKIANKSIYLGLKSIKGVSNDLALWIIENRPYSNIEDFIAKLPENYLKLPLLEPLVKVGLFDSFEKNRQKVFNNLANLFEFVKELGSLFGDTTYSWQESEDWTEQEKFYMEQELLGVGVSKHPLQAIASKAIYPITPIGNLSENSHAIILVEIQKIKVIRTKKGENMAFLQVDDSKKKLDVTLFSDLYRQVGQEVREGAFYYIKGKIQLRDGRLQMIAQEIREAVAERFWIQVKNHDSDQEISRILDQYKGPIPVIIRYEEEQRTIVSPHHFVVKSTELEAKLGGIVMKTIYR from the coding sequence TTGATCGCACAACTAGATACAAAAACAGTCTATAGTTTTATGGAGAGTGTCATTTCGATAGACAAGTATGTGAGAGCAGCTAAAGACTATGGCTACACTCATCTGGCTATGATGGATATTGACAATCTTTACGGGGCTTTCGATTTTCTAGAGGTTACAAAAAAATACGACATTCATCCTTTGTTAGGGCTTGAAATGAATGTGCTTGTAGATGATAAGGATGTGAATCTGCGCTTTTTAGCCCTATCTAGTGTTGGCTATCAGCAGTTGATGAAACTTTCAACAGCCAAGATGCAGGGGGAGAAAAATTGGTCAGTCCTGAATCAGTATCTAGAGGATATTGCGGTAATTGTGCCTTATTTTGAAGAGCTTGAGTTGTTAAATCTAGGCTGTGATTACTATATAGGAGTTTATCCAGACACACTGGCCAGCGAATTTCATCATCCTATTATACCCCTCTATCGGGTCAATGCTTTTGAAAGTAAGGATAGAGAAATTCTGCAAGTGTTAACAGCGATTAAAGAAAATCTTCCCCTCAGAGAAGTTCCCTTGCGCTCACGACAAGATGTCTTTATATCAGCAAGTTCTTTAGAGAAACTATTCCAAGAACATTTTCCTCAAGCCTTAGACAATTTAGAAAAGCTTATTTCAGGTATTTCTTATGACTTGGATACTAGTCTGAAATTGCCTCGCTTTAATCCTGCTAGACCAGCAGTAGAAGAGTTGAGAGAACGCGCTGAATTGGGGCTTGTTCAGAAGGGGTTGACTGGTAAAGAATATCAAGACCGTCTAGACCAAGAGTTGGCTGTTATTCATGATATGGGCTTTGATGATTATTTCTTAGTTGTTTGGGATTTGTTGCGTTTTGGACGTTCAAATGGCTATTATATGGGAATGGGACGGGGTTCTGCAGTCGGTAGTTTGGTTTCCTATGCCTTGGATATTACAGGGATTGACCCAGTTCAGAAAAATCTCATTTTTGAACGTTTCCTCAATCGTGAACGCTATACTATGCCTGATATTGATATTGATATCCCAGATATTTATCGTCCAGATTTTATCAGATATGTTGGCAATAAATATGGTAGTAAACATGCGGCTCAAATCGTTACTTTTTCTACCTTTGGCGCCAAGCAAGCTCTTCGAGATGTCTTGAAGCGCTATGGTGTGCCAGAGTATGAATTGTCCGCAATTACCAAGAAAATCAATTTTCGAGATAATCTAAAGTCAGCCTATGAGGGCAATCTCCAGTTTCGTCAGCAAATCAATAGTAAGTTAGAATACCAAAAAGCCTTTGAAATTGCCTGCAAGATTGAGGGTTATCCAAGACAAACCTCTGTCCATGCAGCTGGTGTTGTGATTAGTGACCAAGACTTGACCAACTACATTCCTCTAAAGCATGGCGATGAAATTCCACTGACTCAGTATGATGCTCATGGAGTTGAAGCTAGTGGGCTTTTGAAGATGGACTTTCTGGGACTACGAAATTTGACCTTTGTCCAAAAGATGCAAGAGTTGCTTGCTGAAACAGAAGGTGTTAAGATAGCTATCAACGAGATTGATTTGGAAGACAAAGAAACGTTAGCTTTATTTGCTTCTGGCAATACAAAAGGTATCTTTCAGTTTGAGCAACCTGGTGCCATTCGCTTGCTCAAACGTGTCCAACCAGTCTGTTTTGAAGATGTCGTAGCAACTACTTCCCTAAATCGACCAGGTGCTAGTGATTATATCAATAATTTTGTGGCAAGAAAGCATGGGCAGGAAAAAGTGACAGTTCTAGATTCAGCTCTGGAGGATATTTTAGCTCCAACCTACGGCATTATGCTCTATCAGGAGCAGGTTATGCAGGTTGCTCAGCGATTTGCTGGATTTAGCCTTGGGAAAGCCGATATTTTGCGTCGGGCTATGGGGAAAAAGGATGCTTCAGCCATGCATGAGATGAGGGCTTCCTTTATTCAAGGCTCCTTAAATGCAGGTCATACGACAGAAAAGGCAGAGCAGGTTTTTGATGTCATGGAGAAGTTTGCAGGTTATGGCTTTAACAGATCTCACGCCTATGCCTACTCAGCCTTGGCCTTCCAGTTGGCTTATTTTAAAACACATTATCCAGCTATCTTTTATCAGGTCATGTTGAATTCTTCCAACAGTGATTACCTAACGGATGCTCTTGAAGCAGGCTTTGAAGTAGCACCGTTGTCCATCAATACCATCCCCTATCACGATAAAATTGCTAACAAATCCATCTATCTAGGATTGAAATCGATTAAGGGAGTCAGCAATGATTTGGCGCTTTGGATTATTGAAAATAGACCTTATTCTAACATTGAAGATTTTATAGCTAAATTACCTGAGAATTATTTGAAACTTCCTCTGCTAGAACCTTTGGTAAAAGTTGGTCTTTTCGATTCATTTGAAAAAAATCGTCAAAAAGTATTCAATAATTTAGCTAATCTATTTGAATTTGTGAAAGAGTTAGGAAGCTTGTTTGGAGATACTACTTATAGTTGGCAGGAATCGGAAGATTGGACGGAACAAGAAAAATTCTATATGGAACAAGAGCTTCTAGGAGTGGGAGTTAGCAAACATCCACTACAAGCTATTGCAAGTAAGGCTATCTACCCAATTACACCAATCGGAAATTTGTCAGAAAATAGTCACGCCATTATATTGGTTGAAATTCAGAAAATAAAAGTGATTCGGACCAAAAAGGGTGAAAACATGGCATTCTTACAGGTAGATGATAGTAAGAAAAAATTGGATGTTACCCTCTTCTCAGACTTATATCGACAGGTTGGACAGGAAGTAAGAGAAGGAGCTTTCTACTATATAAAAGGAAAAATCCAGTTACGAGATGGCCGTCTGCAAATGATTGCACAAGAAATAAGAGAAGCAGTAGCTGAGCGTTTTTGGATTCAGGTGAAAAATCATGACTCAGATCAAGAAATTTCGAGAATTTTAGATCAATATAAAGGCCCAATCCCAGTCATCATCAGGTATGAAGAGGAACAGAGAACAATTGTTTCCCCCCATCATTTTGTAGTTAAATCCACTGAATTAGAAGCGAAATTAGGTGGAATCGTTATGAAAACGATTTATCGCTAA
- a CDS encoding UDP-N-acetylglucosamine 1-carboxyvinyltransferase: MRKIVINGGLPLQGEITISGAKNSVVALIPAIILADDVVTLDCVPDISDVASLVEIMELMGATVKRYDDVLEIDPRGVQNIPMPYGKINSLRASYYFYGSLLGRFGEATVGLPGGCDLGPRPIDLHLKAFAAMGATVSYEGDNMKLSAKDSGLHGASIYMDTVSVGATINTMIAAVKASGRTIIENAAREPEIIDVATLLNNMGAHIRGAGTNIIIIDGVERLHGTRHQVIPDRIEAGTYISLAAAVGKGIRINNVLYEHLEGFIAKLEEMGVRMTVSEDSIFVEEQSNLKAINIKTAPYPGFATDLQQPITPLLLTAEGRGTIIDTIYEKRVNHVFELAKMDADITTTNDHILYTGGRGLRGANVKATDLRAGAALVIAGLMAEGKTEITNIEFILRGYSDIIEKLRNLGADITLVEE; the protein is encoded by the coding sequence ATGAGAAAAATTGTTATCAATGGTGGCTTGCCCCTGCAAGGTGAGATTACCATTAGTGGTGCAAAAAATAGTGTTGTAGCTTTAATTCCAGCTATTATTTTGGCAGATGATGTTGTGACTTTAGATTGTGTACCTGATATTTCTGATGTTGCTAGTCTTGTCGAAATCATGGAATTGATGGGAGCTACTGTTAAGCGTTATGACGATGTATTGGAGATTGACCCAAGAGGTGTTCAAAATATTCCAATGCCTTATGGGAAAATTAACAGTCTTCGTGCATCTTATTATTTTTATGGAAGTCTTTTAGGTCGCTTTGGTGAAGCTACAGTTGGCCTACCTGGAGGATGTGATCTTGGCCCTCGTCCGATTGATCTACATCTTAAGGCTTTTGCAGCTATGGGTGCCACTGTTAGCTACGAGGGAGATAACATGAAGTTATCTGCTAAAGATTCAGGACTCCATGGTGCAAGTATTTACATGGATACAGTTAGTGTAGGTGCGACGATTAATACAATGATTGCTGCGGTTAAAGCAAGTGGCCGTACTATTATTGAAAATGCAGCTCGTGAGCCTGAGATTATTGATGTAGCTACTCTCTTGAATAATATGGGAGCTCATATCCGTGGTGCAGGAACCAATATTATCATTATTGATGGTGTTGAAAGATTACACGGAACGCGTCATCAGGTGATTCCAGATCGTATTGAAGCTGGAACGTATATTTCTTTAGCTGCTGCAGTTGGTAAGGGAATTCGTATTAATAATGTACTATACGAGCACTTAGAAGGTTTCATTGCGAAGTTGGAAGAAATGGGAGTTCGAATGACTGTATCTGAAGACAGCATTTTTGTCGAGGAACAGTCTAATTTGAAAGCAATCAATATTAAGACAGCTCCTTATCCTGGTTTTGCTACTGACTTGCAACAACCAATTACTCCTCTCTTGTTAACAGCGGAAGGGCGTGGTACTATTATTGATACCATTTATGAAAAACGTGTAAACCATGTTTTTGAACTAGCAAAGATGGACGCGGATATTACGACTACAAACGACCATATTTTATATACTGGTGGACGTGGTTTGCGCGGTGCGAATGTAAAAGCTACTGACCTTAGAGCTGGGGCCGCACTTGTCATTGCTGGTTTAATGGCTGAAGGCAAAACTGAAATTACGAATATTGAGTTCATCTTACGTGGATATTCAGATATTATTGAAAAATTACGTAATCTAGGAGCGGATATTACACTTGTTGAAGAATAA